The Pseudomonadota bacterium DNA segment TTCTATCGCATAACCCGGTCGTGTAATCTCCACATGTTCGAGACCGTTGATACTTCTGAGCATCTTTAACTGTATATCAAGGGGAAGGCTCGTGGAAAGCCCGTTCGGGTAATATTCTATAGTGTCGAGACCCTCAGGTTCGATAAATATACGGTGTCGTTCTTTATCCTGAAATCGTACTATTTTGTCTTCAATAGACGGGCAGTACCTGACTCCGGTACCTTTTATTTTCCCTGTATAGAGGGGTGATCTGTCGAATCCCGACCTGATTGCATCATGGGTTTTTTTGTTTGTATATGTAAGCCAGCAAGGAACAAGTTTATTATGGACTGTCCCTGTCAGGAAAGAAAAAGGTTGTGGCGGGTCATCGCTGTGCTGTGGCTCAAGCTTTGAAAAGTCTATTGTCCTTCCGTCAAGCCGGGGGCATGTCCCTGTTTTGAGACGACCTATATCAAAACCGAGTTCTTTGAGACACAGGGAGAGGCCGACAGAGGGTGCATCCCCCATCCTTCCTCCCTCGAAATGTTCCAGACCCACATGAATAAGCCCTCTTAAAAATGTTCCTGTTGTTATAATAACACATTTTCCAAAGAACTTTTCTCCCCACTGTGTTTCGACGCCGATAACCGTGTTGTTGTTAATCAGAAGTTTTTCTACTATGCCCTGCCGTAAGGAGAGATTTTTCTGATCCTCCAGTACTTTCTTCATTCTCAGAGCATATTTCATTTTGTCTGCCTGGATGCGGGTAGCGCGAACAGCAGGTCCTTTTTTCATATTAAGGATGCGGAACTGAATACCTGTGGCATCGATATTCTTACCCATTTCGCCATCCAGTGCATCCAGTTCTTTTACAAGATGCCCCTTGCCAAGCCCTCCTACAGCAGGGTTGCATGACATGAATGCTATATGATCCAGATTGGTTGTCAGAAGAAGGGTTTTTACGCCTATACGTGCAGCAGCAAGCGCAGCCTCACAGCCTGCATGACCTGCACCAATTACTATAACATCAAGATTGTCCATGGTATCCCAAGGTAAAACTCCCGTAAGATTAAAACCGCCATAGCTTAGCAGAAATAGCACGTTTTTTCCACTTTATCGAACGGGCCCATTACCGTTTTCTTGTATTTTGGGGATATTCCTTTAAACTAAATTATGGATTATGCGGCTGAATCTTATGGATTGCAGGGAAGGTTTTATACCAATTCGCCTTCAATCATATAACTTTGTTGCCTCCTCCTCGCACTCCTCGACGTGCTGGTAGTACGCCTGCGTCGGCTCGTCGTCGTCGCCTCGTTCTATGCATGAATCCGAATTGGTATTAGCCCTGGCGCAGACAAGACATATATTTTTGTATATAGGAGACAATTATTATTCTTGAATATTTAAACTCAATAAGCATTAAATAATATTTCAATGGATATAAAACAAAAAGCCTCTTTATTCGCGATCGTGTCTGCAGCAATCCTTGCAACAGGTAAGTTTTCCGTAGGGTTGATCTCAGGGTCTATGGCAGTGATGTCCTCAGGCCTTGACAGTTTGCTGGACGTGTTCATGTCCGGCATGAACTTTTTTGCCATAAAGAAGGCTGCAAAACCGGCAGATCATGAACATCAGTACGGTCATGGAAAAGCAGAAGATCTGGCTGCAATAATTCAATCTCTTGTTATTGTCTTTAGCGGGGCTGCAATAATCTATACAGCTATTGAAAAATTCATCGATAAAGAAGCAATTACCTATTCAAAATTCGATATCGGGGTCATGGTTTTTTCCCTTGTTTTTACTATTGCCATTTCAACTGTTCTGAAAGTGGTCGGAAAGAAAACCGGCTCGCATGCGCTCATGGCTGATGCCCTCCATTATACGAGTGACTTCTATTCCAACTCTGCTGCTATTGTTGCGATTGTTCTTGCCTATTACACGGGCAAAACGTATTTTGACTTGTTGTTTGCGGTCATAATCGGCTTAATTATTATCTTTTCCGCGATAAAGATATTCAGGGACGGGCTCTCAGGACTTATGGACACCAGCATTCCTGAAAAGATAGAAATAGAAATTCGAGACATTATTAATGCTATGCCCTTCCCCTATGCCGGGCACCACAAACTGAGAAGCCGTCTGGCAGGCAACAAAAAATATCTGGATTTCCATTTATTGATATGCAGGAAGGCGCTAATTGAAGAAGCACACAATCTGGCTGAAGCAATAGAAACGAAGATGATTAAAAAGATACAGAATATAGATGTTACAATACATATCGAACCATGCCCTAATAAATGTGAATTAACCGATGAAACGTGCGTTGTCCTGAAAATGAAGCTCCAGAAAAAATAAAATCAAAGATGACATAATCCTCTGAGGAAATCACTGTCGTAGAGGAAATAGGGGCAGGCGAGGATTTGGAGTTGGCAGGAAATCAGTAGAAAAAAGTAAATGTTTTCCAAATAAATACCGTATAAAAATAAAGCTTAATATCTGTTGTTTTTTAACCGAAAACCATAATATGGAAAATAAGGAACATGAAATGTAAGATGGTTAATTTCGACCAATCAGAATTACTCCGGATACTATTCTATTCATTCCACATTAAGATGTTATTTTTACTGTGAGGCAGATAAATATGATCAGTAACGAGCATTCACAGAGTTCAACGGTCATCATGTCCGGCAAGGACTTTTCACGTCTTAAGGATTTTATTTACAACGAGTGCGGTATAAATATCGTTGATTCAAAAAAGACTATGCTGGAGGCTCGGCTTCAGAAGAGACTGAGGAAACTGAACCTTACATCCTTTTCCAATTATTGTGATTATCTCTTCAGCCCGGAAGGCATACAGGAAGAAATGACGGACATGATAGACCAGATTACCACGAACAAGACAGATTTTTTCCGGGAGCCTGCCCATTTTGAATATCTCAGCCGCAGTGTCCTCCCGCATCTTGCCGGTACCAGAAGAAATATTTTTGTATGGAGTGCAGGCTGTTCAAGCGGTGAGGAGCCTTACACGCTGGCTATGGTGTTAAGTGATTTCGCAAATATTAACAGGGGTTTTAACTTCCTTATCCTTGCGACGGACATTTCTACGAGAGTTCTTGATAAGGCGAAGTATGCCGTTTACGATGAGGAACGAATAAACCCTGTTCCTTATGACATGAGAAAAAAGTACCTACTGAAAAGTAAGGATATGACAAAAAAAATATACCGTATTGTGCCGGCACTGCGTGAGCAGGTCAGGTTCAGACGATTAAACTTTATGGACAGAGACTTTGGCTTTCGTGAACCAATGGATGTGATCTTCTGCCGGAATGTTATCATATACTTTGATAAACCGACGCAGGAGAAACTTTTAAATAAATTTTGCCAGTATTTATCTCCTGATGGCTATCTCTTTATGGGACATTCTGAAACACTTTTCGGTATGGATGTACCCTTGACTCAGGTAGCGCCAACAATATACAGGAGAATTGCTTGAGAGTCTTCCTGAAGCCTGGAGAACTATATATCTCAGACATTCCAACCGTGGTTTCCACAATCCTCGGTTCATGTATTGCTGTGACGATATTTAACAAAAGGCTAAAGACAGGCGGTATCTGCCATGCAATGCTGCCAAAAAGTCCTTATTCAAAAGGACACGGCGTATTTCGCTATGTTGACAGTGCTATTTCTTATATGCTCAACAAATTTGAAACAATGGGCGTCAAGAAAAATGAGATTGAGGTAAAACTCCTGGGTGGTGCGGATGTAATTGACCGTCTGAATGAAGATACGGCATCAATAGGACATAAGAATATAGAAGCTGCGTTGGAGATTATCAGAAGTGAGAATCTTAAGCTTGTAGTGTCCGATGTGGGGGGTAAAATGGGTAGAAAGTTGCACTTCTATACTCACACGGGCAAGGTGTTGCTAAAACGTATAAACTCGGTCCAAAGTTCATTGTCCAAGAAATGACCGTATACAAACCAAAAAAAGGTTTGGATTACCCGGAAATGATGAATTAATTGAGAGGTACATATGAACAGAATCAAAGTCCTTATCATTGATGACTCGGCAGTAGTCCGTCAGGCGATGACGGAAATCCTTTCGTCCGATCCATCGATTGAGGTAATAGGTGCTGCCAGAGACCCATATCTTGCTGCAGAGAAAATGAAAGAGGTGGTCCCGGATGTGATCACTCTTGATGTAGAGATGCCCCGGATGGACGGTATTACCTTTCTCCAGAAGATCATGTCGCAGCACCCGATTCCGGTTGTAATGTGTTCAAGCCTGACCGACAGTGGTTCGGAAACAGCTCTAAAAGCCCTTGAATATGGTGCTGTTGAGATTATCCAGAAACCCAAAATGGGAGTTAAGCAGTTCCTGGAGGAATCGAAGATACTTATTTGCGATGTTGTAAAAGCCGCTGCAAGGGTCCGTACAAAAAAGAGCATCACGAAACCTATTCATGTAGAGCCTAAACTTACGGCAGATGCGGTTATCCCGAAAGAGATGAGTAAGGCAATGATCCAGACCACGGAGAAGGTTGTGGTCATAGGGGCGTCTACAGGAGGAACAGAGGCATTGAAGATCTTTCTGGAAGCTCTCCCCGAAGATGCAGCCGGTATGGTCATTGTACAACACATGCCGGAGAACTTCACCCGTGCCTTTGCAAACCGTCTTAACGGCCTCTGTAGGGTGTCTGTCAAAGAAGCAGAGGATAACGATACGGTTATAAGAGGACGTGCGCTCATTGCCCCGGGAAACAAGCATACCCTTTTAAAAAGAAGCGGTGCCCGATATTTCGTAGAAGTAAAGGACGGACCGTTAGTATGTCGTCACAGACCATCTGTAGATGTGCTCTTCCGTTCAGCATCCCGTTATGCAGGAAAGAATGCAGTAGGGGTGATTATGACCGGTATGGGAGATGATGGAGCAAAAGGTATGCGAGAAATGAAAGATGCAGGAGCATTCAATATTGCCCAGGATGAGTCATCCTGTGTTGTTTTCGGTATGCCGAAAGAGGCAATTAAACTTGAAGCAGTAGACAAGATAGTACCGCTGGAAGGAATTGTGCAGCTTGTCTTAAATAATACATGATAGTTTACACAAAAAGTCCGGAATGCAGGGAATGACCTGTTGCCTGTATGCTGCCGGATAAGCCTTGTGTGCTCGATCGTGTTAATTGCTACACTGGAAAAATTATGAGTGACAAGAAAAACATCCTGATTGTAGAAGACAGCAAGTCACAGGCAGAGATCCTTAATAAAATCCTCTCACAGGAAGGTTATGTTGTAACTTCAGCAAAAGATGGACTTGAAGGACTCTATGTCCTCATGAATTTAAGGCCTGATCTTATTATCAGCGATGTCTGGATGCCTAATATGAACGGCTATAAATTCTGCCGCACATTAAAGGATGATGTTAAACTTCAGGATATTCCCGTCGTATTGCTAACATCACTATCCGATACAGGATATATTGTTCAAGGGCTTGTTGCAGGAGCCGATTATTATCTCACAAAACCTTACAGCGAAAACCTCCTGCTGTCAACGGTGGATTCAATACTCTCAAACCCTGAAATGTATACAGGGGGCAAAGGGCAAGAAATATTTGAAATCAAGACAAAAGATAAAATAGTCAAAGCCTCAATAGATCCTCAGCATATATTGAACTTCCTTTTTTCAACATATGAAAATCTCCGGTATGAGAACCGGAGTCTTGTTAAAACAAAAGATGAATTAAGAATGCTTAATAACAATCTTGAAGCGAAGATAAAAGAAAAAACATACTCCCTCGAGATGGAAGTTGAACAGCGAAAATATACCCAGGAAACCCTTCATAGGGCATTGAACGGAACTGTGGCTGCTTTGTCTACAGCCGTAGAAATGAGGGATCCATATACGGCAGGTCATCAGTTGAGGGTATCACGGCTCGGATGTGCCATTGCAGCGGAATTGGGTTTGCCTGAAGAACAGATCGAAGGGATGCGGGTTATGGGGTTTCTCCATGATATAGGCAAGATCATTGTCCCTGCAGAGATTCTGAGCAAACCGAGCAAGCTTACGGATTATGAGTTTCGTTTCATTAAAGAACATTCCCAGGCCGGTTACGACATATTGAAAGGTATAGCGTTCCCGTGGCCTGTTGCGACTGCTGTTGTTCAGCATCATGAAAGACTAAACGGCTCCGGTTACCCTTCAGGTCTTGCCGGGGATAAGATCATCCTTGAGGCGAGGATAATAGGTGTCGCAGACGTTATAGAATCAATGGCATCACACAGACCCTACAGACCTGCTCTTGGTATTGGCAAAGCATTGGATGAAGTTGTGCAAAACAAGGGGATTCTTTATGACCCCGATGTGGTGAACTCATCGCTAAAATTGTTTCAAGAGAAAAGATTCAGTTTTGAAGAATGAAAACTGCAATAATTATTACGAGGCAGTATGTTTCAGGGCACAGCATGGATTACCGGGTGCCTGTATACCGGCACCCGGCTTACCGTATTTTCTAAGGTTTTATGCTATAGAATACCTCTTTTCCTCCGAAGACCGCAGTTCCTTCCATCTCTTCTTCTATTCTCAATAATTGATTGTATTTAGCGATCCTTTCACTTCTTGATGCAGAGCCGGTTTTTATCTGTCCTGTATTTGTTGCAACGACAAGATCGGCAATAAAAGTATCTTCCGTTTCTCCTGACCGATGTGAAATAACGCAGGTATATCCCGCCCTTTTTGCCATTTCAATTGTTGTAAGTGTTTCAGTTACTGTTCCAATCTGATTTAGTTTTATCAATATGCTGTTGGCTATGCCTTCCATTATGCCTTCCCTGAAAATTTTAGGGTTTGTTACAAATACATCATCGCCGACAATCTGTATCTTTGATGCGCATCTATCCGTAAATTTTTTCCATCCTTTCCAATCATTCTGAGCAAACCCATCCTCTATTGAAATGATGGGGTAATCATTTATGAGTGATTCATAGAAATCAATCAGTTTATCGCTGGTTAATACGTTACCGTCTATATGATATTTGCCCTTTTTGTAAAGTTCGCTTGCAGCGACATCCAAGGCCAGAAGTATGTCTTCTCCTGGTTTGTATCCTGATTTTTTGATAGCTGTAACGAGGGTATCGAGGGCCTCTTTTGTGGAAGCGATCTGTGGCGCAAAGCCTCCTTCGTCGCCTACCCCTGTGGCATATCCCTTGTCTTTAAGCACACCCTTCAAAGTATGAAAAACTTCAACTCCCATTCGGAGTGCCTCTTTAAAGCTATCTGCACCGACAGGTGCTATCATAAATTCCTGCACATCAAGGGAGTTCTGAGCATGGGCTCCGCCATTTGTTACATTCATGAGGGGTACTGGAATCTCTCTTGGTCTGATGCCTCCTATGTACCGGTACAGGGGTAATCCAAGATATTCCGAAGCTGCTCTGGCAACTGCCATCGAGACCCCGAGAATTGCATTGGCACCAAGGTTGCTCTTATTCTCTGTTCCATCAAGTTCAATAAGAAAATTATCAAGGAATGCCTGTTCAAGTGCATCGAATCCTTCAATCTTTGGCGCTATAGTCTGGTTTACGTTGTCTACTGCTTTCTGGACACCCTTTCCTTTATACCTTTTTGTATCCCCATCTCTCAGTTCAAGAGCCTCCCTCTCGCCGGTTGATGCGCCGGAAGGGACGATTGCCCGGCCTATAGACCCGCTTTCAAGCGCAACTTCAACTTCTACTGTGGGATTACCTCTGCTGTCCAGCACTTCCCGGGCGAAAACGTCGTATATTGTTGACATATGAACCTCCTTTATAATATGAGATGAGTGCTAAGTGCGTAGACGGTGTCTGAAAAGTCGAACACTTAAAACTCATAGCTTTGTTTCCTGCAATTTTGAGAATAACACAGTACAAAAAGGTCGTCAAATACTTTATATTATACTGCAAGGAGGAATGGTATGCTGAGAAGACTGATAACTGTTGTGTTCTTTTTATTTATTATTTTGGCGGGTTTTTCAATGTTAACGTTTGCACAGACCGATGTGGATGCAACAAAGGTAATGGAAAAATTTAAACAAGCCTTTCCGGAGATTAAGGCCGAAAGTATACGGAAAGCAGATATTGAGGGTATGTATGAGATAAGTACGCCGGGAAAAATATTATATTATTTTCCCGAAAAAAATTATCTGTTTACCGGTTCCATATGGAATTCAGAAGGTAAAAATCTGACGAGTGAGAGTAAGAGTGCTATTATAACGGAAAAAGTCAAAAAAATATCTCTTGAAAAAGCTTTAAAATTCGGAAAGGGTGAACGTATTATCATTGAATTTACCGATCCGGATTGTCCGTATTGCAGGGATGCATCAAAATATCTTTCAAAACAGGAAAATATTGTAAGATATGTGTTTTTTCTCCCGCTTCCAATGCATAAAAATGCGGAGCAGAAAATAAGGTATATATTTTGCGAGAAGGATAAGGAAAAGGCATACAAAGATGCGATGAACGGTCAACTTGACAATATGAAATTTACTGTATGTAAAAATGAAAAAGTGGAAGCGCTTATCAATGAGCATAAACATATTGCAGCCACAACGGGCATTAACAGTACTCCCCAGTTCTGGATAGACGGAAGGCACGTTGAAGGAGCAGACATACCGTTGATTGAAAAGCTTCTTGGCGGCGGTGCTAAAGAGCCGGTGAAAAATCAGTAAGCTGTTTTGTCTTGTCAAAAGTTTTCATAATATTGTTTTGTTTCTTGAGTATTTATTAACTTTTTCTCCTGGTCGGTAAGCGGCATGATTGGGATATTCATCTTCGGCGCTCTGCTTCGACTTGCGATCCTCCGACGTACATTGAGTACGTCTGCGGCCTGCAAATCTCACAGCCCATCCGAATCTGAAACATCCCTGCCATGCCGCTGACCACCCAAGCCTGATTCACATACACGTTTATGTGAATCAGGCGGAAATGAAGAAATCTTTCTTCATTTCCCATACTTCCTGTTGCCTCCCCCTTATTATGACTTTTAAGGGCATATCTTTACTCAACCTTCTTATCAATTTTTCATTCAGATTTTGAC contains these protein-coding regions:
- the mnmG gene encoding tRNA uridine-5-carboxymethylaminomethyl(34) synthesis enzyme MnmG; protein product: MDNLDVIVIGAGHAGCEAALAAARIGVKTLLLTTNLDHIAFMSCNPAVGGLGKGHLVKELDALDGEMGKNIDATGIQFRILNMKKGPAVRATRIQADKMKYALRMKKVLEDQKNLSLRQGIVEKLLINNNTVIGVETQWGEKFFGKCVIITTGTFLRGLIHVGLEHFEGGRMGDAPSVGLSLCLKELGFDIGRLKTGTCPRLDGRTIDFSKLEPQHSDDPPQPFSFLTGTVHNKLVPCWLTYTNKKTHDAIRSGFDRSPLYTGKIKGTGVRYCPSIEDKIVRFQDKERHRIFIEPEGLDTIEYYPNGLSTSLPLDIQLKMLRSINGLEHVEITRPGYAIEYDFVYPTQLYATLETKLISNLFHAGQINGTTGYEEAAAQGMMAGINAALKVIDKGIFCLGRDEAYIGVMIDDLVTKGVDEPYRMFTSRAEYRLLLREDNADLRLTEKGYVAGIVSKERYEKVVEKKKKIARTHEMLQSIRLKPNAETIEMLKNNGFEGIKNPVTLEELLKKPEVTMDSIKRIEPSFNDLEENIAYQVELDIKYRGYTERQLEMIEKTKRLENMKIPSETPYIDISGLSLEVVERLSKIRPFTIGQASRIPGITPAAITALMIHLKKTGTL
- a CDS encoding cation diffusion facilitator family transporter; its protein translation is MDIKQKASLFAIVSAAILATGKFSVGLISGSMAVMSSGLDSLLDVFMSGMNFFAIKKAAKPADHEHQYGHGKAEDLAAIIQSLVIVFSGAAIIYTAIEKFIDKEAITYSKFDIGVMVFSLVFTIAISTVLKVVGKKTGSHALMADALHYTSDFYSNSAAIVAIVLAYYTGKTYFDLLFAVIIGLIIIFSAIKIFRDGLSGLMDTSIPEKIEIEIRDIINAMPFPYAGHHKLRSRLAGNKKYLDFHLLICRKALIEEAHNLAEAIETKMIKKIQNIDVTIHIEPCPNKCELTDETCVVLKMKLQKK
- a CDS encoding protein-glutamate O-methyltransferase, encoding MISNEHSQSSTVIMSGKDFSRLKDFIYNECGINIVDSKKTMLEARLQKRLRKLNLTSFSNYCDYLFSPEGIQEEMTDMIDQITTNKTDFFREPAHFEYLSRSVLPHLAGTRRNIFVWSAGCSSGEEPYTLAMVLSDFANINRGFNFLILATDISTRVLDKAKYAVYDEERINPVPYDMRKKYLLKSKDMTKKIYRIVPALREQVRFRRLNFMDRDFGFREPMDVIFCRNVIIYFDKPTQEKLLNKFCQYLSPDGYLFMGHSETLFGMDVPLTQVAPTIYRRIA
- a CDS encoding chemotaxis protein CheD; protein product: MRVFLKPGELYISDIPTVVSTILGSCIAVTIFNKRLKTGGICHAMLPKSPYSKGHGVFRYVDSAISYMLNKFETMGVKKNEIEVKLLGGADVIDRLNEDTASIGHKNIEAALEIIRSENLKLVVSDVGGKMGRKLHFYTHTGKVLLKRINSVQSSLSKK
- a CDS encoding chemotaxis response regulator protein-glutamate methylesterase, with the protein product MNRIKVLIIDDSAVVRQAMTEILSSDPSIEVIGAARDPYLAAEKMKEVVPDVITLDVEMPRMDGITFLQKIMSQHPIPVVMCSSLTDSGSETALKALEYGAVEIIQKPKMGVKQFLEESKILICDVVKAAARVRTKKSITKPIHVEPKLTADAVIPKEMSKAMIQTTEKVVVIGASTGGTEALKIFLEALPEDAAGMVIVQHMPENFTRAFANRLNGLCRVSVKEAEDNDTVIRGRALIAPGNKHTLLKRSGARYFVEVKDGPLVCRHRPSVDVLFRSASRYAGKNAVGVIMTGMGDDGAKGMREMKDAGAFNIAQDESSCVVFGMPKEAIKLEAVDKIVPLEGIVQLVLNNT
- a CDS encoding response regulator; this translates as MSDKKNILIVEDSKSQAEILNKILSQEGYVVTSAKDGLEGLYVLMNLRPDLIISDVWMPNMNGYKFCRTLKDDVKLQDIPVVLLTSLSDTGYIVQGLVAGADYYLTKPYSENLLLSTVDSILSNPEMYTGGKGQEIFEIKTKDKIVKASIDPQHILNFLFSTYENLRYENRSLVKTKDELRMLNNNLEAKIKEKTYSLEMEVEQRKYTQETLHRALNGTVAALSTAVEMRDPYTAGHQLRVSRLGCAIAAELGLPEEQIEGMRVMGFLHDIGKIIVPAEILSKPSKLTDYEFRFIKEHSQAGYDILKGIAFPWPVATAVVQHHERLNGSGYPSGLAGDKIILEARIIGVADVIESMASHRPYRPALGIGKALDEVVQNKGILYDPDVVNSSLKLFQEKRFSFEE
- the eno gene encoding phosphopyruvate hydratase — protein: MSTIYDVFAREVLDSRGNPTVEVEVALESGSIGRAIVPSGASTGEREALELRDGDTKRYKGKGVQKAVDNVNQTIAPKIEGFDALEQAFLDNFLIELDGTENKSNLGANAILGVSMAVARAASEYLGLPLYRYIGGIRPREIPVPLMNVTNGGAHAQNSLDVQEFMIAPVGADSFKEALRMGVEVFHTLKGVLKDKGYATGVGDEGGFAPQIASTKEALDTLVTAIKKSGYKPGEDILLALDVAASELYKKGKYHIDGNVLTSDKLIDFYESLINDYPIISIEDGFAQNDWKGWKKFTDRCASKIQIVGDDVFVTNPKIFREGIMEGIANSILIKLNQIGTVTETLTTIEMAKRAGYTCVISHRSGETEDTFIADLVVATNTGQIKTGSASRSERIAKYNQLLRIEEEMEGTAVFGGKEVFYSIKP
- a CDS encoding DsbC family protein, with translation MLRRLITVVFFLFIILAGFSMLTFAQTDVDATKVMEKFKQAFPEIKAESIRKADIEGMYEISTPGKILYYFPEKNYLFTGSIWNSEGKNLTSESKSAIITEKVKKISLEKALKFGKGERIIIEFTDPDCPYCRDASKYLSKQENIVRYVFFLPLPMHKNAEQKIRYIFCEKDKEKAYKDAMNGQLDNMKFTVCKNEKVEALINEHKHIAATTGINSTPQFWIDGRHVEGADIPLIEKLLGGGAKEPVKNQ